The Flavobacteriaceae bacterium 3519-10 genome includes a window with the following:
- a CDS encoding Acetyl-coenzyme A synthetase: protein MKNYFIDDLPDYFKQYKKSIKNPKKFWDKVADENFVWYQRWSKVVEYDMQEAKIKWFKNAKLNITKNCIDRHLNTRGDKTAIIWEPNDPKEEAQHISYSELRDRVCKMANVLRDMGIEKGDRVCIYLPMIPELAVTMLACARLGAVHSVIFAGFSASAVTSRVNDCEAKLIICSDGSYRGHKAIDLKGIIDEAVESCPTVEKVLVVKRTGGDVKMKDGRDFWLEPLYEKAASDFISVIMDAEDPLFILYTSGSTGKPKGMLHTTAGYMVYTAYTFKNVFNYQENDIYWCTADIGWITGHSYILYGPLANGATTVIFEGVPTYPEPDRFWEVIEKHKVTQFYTAPTAIRSLAKESYEWVEKHDLSSLRVIGSVGEPINDEAWHWYNDHVGKKKCPIVDTWWQTETGGIMISPIPFVTPTKPTYATLPLPGIQPVLMDDKRNEITGNQVDGNLCIRFPWPGIARTIWGDHQRYKETYFTAFPGKYFTGDGALRDEVGYYRITGRVDDVIIVSGHNLGTAPIEDSINQHPAVAESAIVGYPHDIKGSALYGYVILKDVGESRDRENLRKEINQVISDTVGPIAKLDKIQFVSALPKTRSGKIMRRILRKIAEGDFANFGDISTLLNPEIVEEIKEERI, encoded by the coding sequence ATGAAGAATTATTTCATTGATGATCTTCCGGATTATTTCAAACAGTATAAAAAATCGATCAAGAATCCCAAAAAATTCTGGGATAAAGTGGCTGATGAAAACTTCGTCTGGTACCAACGCTGGAGCAAAGTGGTGGAATATGACATGCAGGAGGCCAAAATAAAATGGTTTAAAAACGCCAAACTCAACATCACCAAAAACTGCATCGACCGCCATCTGAACACGCGCGGCGACAAAACTGCGATCATCTGGGAACCCAACGACCCCAAAGAAGAAGCGCAGCATATTTCGTATTCCGAACTCCGCGACAGAGTCTGCAAAATGGCCAATGTACTTCGCGATATGGGCATTGAAAAGGGCGACCGGGTCTGCATTTATCTGCCTATGATTCCTGAACTTGCCGTGACGATGCTGGCCTGTGCGCGTCTGGGAGCAGTGCATTCGGTGATATTTGCTGGATTCTCTGCCTCGGCGGTGACTTCACGTGTGAATGACTGCGAGGCAAAACTGATAATCTGTTCGGACGGAAGTTACCGCGGTCACAAAGCCATCGATCTTAAAGGAATTATCGACGAAGCCGTGGAAAGCTGCCCGACTGTCGAAAAAGTTTTGGTTGTGAAAAGAACCGGCGGCGATGTAAAAATGAAGGATGGCCGCGATTTTTGGCTCGAACCGCTTTACGAAAAAGCCGCTTCAGATTTTATTTCGGTGATTATGGATGCCGAAGATCCGCTGTTTATTCTGTACACTTCCGGTTCCACCGGAAAACCCAAAGGTATGCTGCACACCACGGCGGGTTATATGGTTTACACGGCGTATACTTTCAAGAACGTATTTAATTATCAGGAAAACGATATTTACTGGTGTACGGCCGACATCGGCTGGATCACGGGACACTCGTACATCCTCTACGGACCGCTTGCTAACGGTGCCACGACGGTGATCTTCGAAGGCGTTCCTACGTATCCGGAACCCGACCGTTTCTGGGAAGTAATTGAAAAACACAAAGTTACGCAGTTTTATACCGCGCCGACTGCCATCCGTTCACTCGCAAAAGAGTCTTACGAATGGGTTGAAAAACATGACCTTTCAAGTTTACGCGTGATCGGTTCTGTGGGTGAACCGATTAATGATGAAGCCTGGCACTGGTACAACGACCATGTCGGCAAGAAAAAATGCCCGATCGTGGATACCTGGTGGCAAACCGAAACCGGCGGTATTATGATTTCGCCGATTCCGTTTGTAACGCCCACCAAACCAACTTACGCTACTCTTCCACTTCCGGGAATTCAGCCGGTTCTGATGGACGACAAACGCAATGAAATCACCGGAAATCAGGTTGACGGCAACCTCTGTATCCGTTTTCCGTGGCCCGGAATTGCAAGGACGATTTGGGGCGACCATCAGCGGTATAAGGAAACTTACTTTACGGCATTTCCGGGTAAATATTTCACCGGCGACGGTGCCCTGCGCGATGAAGTTGGTTATTACAGAATCACCGGACGCGTTGATGATGTGATTATCGTTTCCGGTCACAACCTCGGAACCGCACCGATTGAAGACAGCATTAACCAGCATCCGGCTGTAGCAGAATCAGCTATTGTGGGTTATCCGCACGACATTAAAGGAAGTGCGCTTTATGGTTATGTGATTTTGAAAGATGTGGGCGAGAGCCGCGATCGTGAAAACCTCAGAAAGGAAATCAACCAGGTAATCAGCGATACGGTGGGTCCGATTGCCAAACTTGATAAGATTCAGTTTGTGTCTGCATTGCCGAAAACGCGTTCAGGAAAAATCATGCGCCGGATCTTAAGGAAAATTGCGGAAGGTGATTTCGCCAATTTCGGGGATATTTCTACTTTGTTGAATCCTGAAATTGTTGAGGAGATTAAGGAGGAGAGGATTTGA